The sequence ATCACAGAAACCTCTCACATTCTACATTCTAATATGGAATCAAAAAAGAGTGATGAGGTGGCAATTAGTAGTGATGCCAAGGCCAATTATGATGCCAAAGGAAAGGCTGTTGAAGGTGatcctcctccacctcctccgCCTGTTGTAGTTACCACAAAAGCTACCAAAATCCGGAATATCAGAGGAAAGAAAGGTCTGGCAATTATAGACATCGTGCTGAGGCTCGGCGCAGGTTCAGCTGCTCTTGCTGCTGCTTACATTGCAGGGAATACCGAACAGATTCTTCCCTTCTTCACACAGTTCTTCCAGTTCCATGCTCAGTACAATGATCTTCCAACTTTCACGTATGCAAACTTCTGATTAACAAATATTATGtgggtttaattaatttaagagcaGTGATGGTTTCATTAATAAATATGCAGGTTTTTTGTGGCTGCAAATGCAGTGGCTGTTGGATACATAGCCTTCTCCTTGCCCTTCTCGATAGTCTGCATCGTTCGACCTCATGCAATAGGGCCAAGGCTACTACTTGTTTTCCTTGACACAGTAAGCTAATATAAAGCCATTTGACTAACaaattacatatataaatactaTTGTTTAGGGTTTTTCTCTTGCTTGTTGAAAACATTGCTTGCTTGGTCTTGAGAAAGAGGTAAAAAAATGGATACCAAAAATTGTTGTTAAATGCTTTGCAGGTTATGGTTGCTCTAGTTGTGTCTGCAGCTGGCGCTTCTTCAGCAATTGTATACTTGGCTCATAATGGGAACTTGAACTCCAACTGGCTTGCTATTTGCATGCAATATAATGACTTTTGCCAGGCGCTTAGTGGGGCTCTTGTGGCTTCGTTTGTCGCTGCAGTCTTTTTCATATTGCTGGTGGTGAATTCTACTTTTGctctaaaaagaaaatg comes from Prunus dulcis chromosome 6, ALMONDv2, whole genome shotgun sequence and encodes:
- the LOC117632727 gene encoding casparian strip membrane protein 2-like, translated to MESKKSDEVAISSDAKANYDAKGKAVEGDPPPPPPPVVVTTKATKIRNIRGKKGLAIIDIVLRLGAGSAALAAAYIAGNTEQILPFFTQFFQFHAQYNDLPTFTFFVAANAVAVGYIAFSLPFSIVCIVRPHAIGPRLLLVFLDTVMVALVVSAAGASSAIVYLAHNGNLNSNWLAICMQYNDFCQALSGALVASFVAAVFFILLVVNSTFALKRK